The following coding sequences are from one Bifidobacterium sp. window:
- the aroQ gene encoding type II 3-dehydroquinate dehydratase, giving the protein MSSQRVMVVNGPNLGRLGVRDPEVYGHDNLEKLRTLCEQWGTELGFEVEVRQSDDEAEVIHWMHEAVDKSLAVVLNPAAFTHYSYGLADAASQVTDAGLKLIEVHISNPSAREAFRRRSVISPVATGTIAGFGFEGYHLALRAIAAVE; this is encoded by the coding sequence ATGAGTTCACAACGAGTGATGGTAGTAAATGGGCCTAATCTTGGGCGTCTAGGTGTGCGCGACCCTGAGGTGTATGGCCACGATAACCTTGAAAAACTTCGGACATTATGTGAGCAGTGGGGCACTGAACTGGGGTTCGAGGTTGAAGTCCGACAAAGTGACGATGAAGCTGAGGTTATCCATTGGATGCATGAAGCAGTGGATAAGTCCTTAGCTGTGGTGTTGAATCCTGCAGCATTTACCCATTACAGCTATGGTCTTGCAGATGCTGCATCACAAGTGACTGATGCGGGGCTGAAGTTGATTGAAGTGCATATATCCAATCCATCAGCTCGCGAAGCCTTTCGACGTCGCTCGGTGATTTCCCCGGTTGCGACTGGAACTATCGCTGGTTTTGGCTTTGAAGGCTATCATCTTGCCCTCAGAGCCATCGCAGCTGTTGAATAA
- a CDS encoding CTP synthase: MARQHGNSQEHITKHIFVTGGVVSSLGKGLTASSLGRLLRSRGIHVLQQKLDPYINVDPGTMNPFQHGEVYVTEDGAETDLDIGHYERFLDVFLSQKANVTTGQIYQSVLRKERAGEYLGECVQVIPHITNEIKSRMRAQASDDVDVIITEIGGTVGDIESQPFLEAAREVRRDIGPENCMFVHVSLVPYIAAAHELKTKPTQHSVMMLRQLGIAPDALVLRSDRELSTSIKDKISLMCDVDEEGVVNCVDAPSIYDVPKILFAEGLDAYVVRELGLPFHDVDWNEWEDLLERVHHPKHEVNIAIVGKYIDLPDAYLSVTEAIKAGGFANYAKANVKWVAADVCETMEGAEAALSQMDGIVIPGGFGIRGIEGKIGALRWARERKIPALGLCLGLQSMVIEYSRHVLGLEDANSSEFEPGCENPVIATMEEQKDIVEGKGDMGHTMRLGAYPAVLDPNSVVAGLYGHTEVSERHRHRYEVNVAYKDQLDEGGLHISGTSPDGELTEFVELPQDVHPFYVGTQAHPEFKSRPTRPHPLFAGLVKAAIAHNQG, from the coding sequence ATGGCTAGACAACATGGAAACTCTCAAGAACATATCACTAAACACATTTTTGTGACCGGCGGCGTTGTCTCATCACTTGGAAAAGGACTGACTGCCTCATCACTTGGTAGATTGCTTCGCAGTCGTGGTATTCATGTGCTTCAACAGAAGCTAGATCCTTATATCAACGTTGATCCGGGCACTATGAATCCCTTCCAGCATGGCGAAGTTTACGTTACAGAAGATGGTGCAGAAACCGATTTAGATATAGGACACTATGAGCGTTTTCTCGACGTTTTCTTGTCTCAAAAAGCGAATGTAACTACCGGACAGATTTATCAGAGCGTGCTACGTAAAGAGCGCGCCGGAGAATATCTCGGTGAATGTGTACAAGTTATTCCGCACATCACTAATGAAATTAAAAGTCGCATGCGTGCCCAGGCCTCTGATGATGTGGATGTCATTATCACTGAAATCGGTGGCACCGTAGGTGATATTGAATCACAACCCTTCCTTGAAGCTGCACGCGAAGTTCGCCGCGATATCGGTCCTGAAAACTGCATGTTTGTCCATGTTTCTTTAGTGCCATACATTGCTGCAGCGCATGAGCTGAAAACGAAGCCTACTCAGCACTCGGTGATGATGCTGCGTCAGCTGGGTATTGCCCCAGATGCTTTGGTATTGCGATCAGACAGGGAACTCAGCACCAGCATTAAAGACAAAATCTCGTTAATGTGTGATGTTGATGAAGAGGGTGTGGTTAACTGCGTTGATGCGCCGAGCATCTATGATGTGCCGAAGATTCTCTTTGCTGAAGGTCTTGACGCCTATGTTGTGCGTGAACTTGGGTTGCCATTCCACGATGTCGATTGGAATGAATGGGAAGATCTGCTCGAGCGTGTGCATCACCCTAAGCATGAGGTGAATATCGCTATAGTCGGCAAATATATTGACCTCCCAGACGCTTACCTTTCAGTTACAGAAGCGATTAAAGCTGGCGGCTTTGCTAACTATGCCAAGGCAAATGTGAAGTGGGTTGCTGCTGATGTGTGTGAAACCATGGAAGGGGCTGAAGCTGCACTATCACAGATGGACGGCATCGTCATCCCAGGAGGTTTCGGCATTCGTGGTATTGAAGGCAAAATTGGTGCGCTTCGTTGGGCTCGTGAACGCAAGATTCCAGCATTGGGACTTTGCCTAGGTTTGCAATCCATGGTTATCGAGTATTCCAGACACGTACTTGGTCTTGAAGATGCAAATTCTTCAGAGTTTGAACCAGGGTGTGAGAATCCTGTTATTGCAACTATGGAAGAGCAGAAAGATATCGTTGAAGGTAAAGGCGATATGGGGCACACCATGCGTCTAGGCGCATATCCTGCTGTATTAGATCCAAACTCAGTTGTAGCGGGTCTCTACGGGCATACTGAGGTTAGTGAGCGTCATCGTCACCGTTACGAAGTTAATGTAGCGTACAAGGATCAGCTCGATGAAGGCGGTCTGCATATTTCAGGAACCAGCCCTGATGGCGAACTTACCGAATTCGTTGAACTCCCTCAAGATGTGCATCCATTCTACGTTGGTACACAGGCGCATCCTGAGTTTAAATCGCGCCCAACCCGCCCACATCCTCTGTTCGCTGGTTTGGTGAAAGCTGCGATTGCCCACAATCAGGGCTGA
- a CDS encoding prepilin peptidase yields MALSIEDINSRRIPRLWVILGATVQLLVFICWTLINGNLSSLVVCVLLAFGSTAIQFLVLLIKPGIIGFGDVTCTFVVALAVAWLGVTTTLIWWCLMGILGVIGIAVFARRNGSIAFAPVITIAMILAIMADAMSPLLV; encoded by the coding sequence GTGGCTTTGTCCATAGAAGACATCAACAGCCGACGCATCCCCAGGCTATGGGTCATCTTAGGAGCTACTGTACAACTCTTAGTATTCATCTGCTGGACTTTGATTAATGGCAATCTAAGTAGCTTGGTAGTTTGCGTGTTACTAGCATTTGGCAGCACTGCAATTCAATTTCTCGTGTTGCTCATCAAACCAGGAATTATTGGCTTTGGCGATGTAACATGCACTTTCGTTGTGGCGCTGGCTGTTGCTTGGTTAGGTGTGACAACGACGTTGATTTGGTGGTGCTTGATGGGAATCTTGGGAGTGATAGGCATCGCCGTTTTTGCACGCAGAAACGGCTCAATAGCCTTTGCGCCAGTCATCACTATCGCCATGATATTGGCAATAATGGCTGATGCCATGTCACCCTTACTTGTGTGA
- the aroC gene encoding chorismate synthase has protein sequence MLRWQTAGESHGEALVAMIEGLPSGIEITTEDIAEALARRRLGHGRGARMKFEKDKVRLLTGVRHGKTLGSPVSIEIGNTEWPKWVQVMSADPLPEGVELPTTGRNAPLSRPRPGHADLTGMRKYGFLDSRPVLERSSARETASRVALGEIAGHFLEQVAGIRVISHVLSIGGVGASEDYVLPTPEDVQRLDASPVRSLDPEAEQRMIERIDEAQKAGDTLGGVIEVIAYGVPAGLGTYVESDRRLDAALASAFMGIQAIKGVEIGDGFLEAQRPGSQAHDEIVPDAEGHIARQTNRAGGIEGGMSNGEAIRVRAAMKPISSVPRALKTVDVLTGEAATAIHQRSDITAVPAAGVVAEAMMRLTLASFVIEKFGGDSIEETSRNAQQYVASWPEHLR, from the coding sequence ATGTTGCGCTGGCAGACGGCAGGGGAATCCCACGGTGAGGCTCTTGTGGCAATGATTGAAGGTCTGCCTTCGGGCATAGAAATTACCACGGAAGACATTGCTGAGGCTTTAGCACGACGCAGACTTGGGCATGGCCGTGGTGCAAGAATGAAGTTTGAAAAAGACAAAGTACGCTTGCTAACCGGAGTCCGACACGGTAAGACCTTGGGTTCTCCTGTATCTATTGAAATAGGCAATACTGAATGGCCTAAATGGGTCCAGGTCATGAGTGCTGATCCACTTCCTGAGGGAGTTGAGCTGCCCACAACCGGCCGTAATGCTCCGTTGAGCAGACCTCGGCCAGGGCATGCAGATCTCACCGGCATGCGGAAATATGGATTTTTGGATTCCAGACCAGTGCTTGAACGGTCTAGTGCACGCGAAACGGCATCCCGTGTAGCTTTAGGCGAAATAGCAGGTCATTTTCTTGAGCAGGTTGCCGGCATCCGTGTGATTTCACATGTGCTCTCAATTGGCGGTGTAGGTGCCTCGGAAGACTATGTGTTACCTACGCCCGAGGATGTACAGCGTCTTGACGCATCTCCGGTACGTTCACTTGATCCTGAAGCCGAACAGCGCATGATTGAGCGTATCGATGAAGCTCAAAAGGCGGGGGATACGCTTGGTGGAGTTATTGAAGTGATTGCCTATGGTGTTCCAGCAGGTTTGGGAACCTATGTTGAATCGGATCGTCGTCTCGATGCCGCATTGGCATCAGCATTTATGGGAATTCAAGCTATCAAGGGTGTAGAAATTGGCGACGGGTTCTTAGAGGCTCAACGTCCTGGTTCGCAGGCCCATGACGAGATCGTCCCCGATGCTGAGGGCCATATTGCTAGGCAAACCAACCGTGCAGGTGGAATTGAAGGTGGTATGTCTAATGGCGAAGCAATTCGCGTGCGTGCGGCTATGAAGCCAATTTCATCTGTTCCACGAGCATTAAAAACCGTTGATGTACTGACCGGTGAAGCTGCAACAGCAATTCATCAACGTTCAGACATTACTGCAGTGCCTGCTGCCGGAGTTGTAGCTGAAGCTATGATGCGTTTAACGCTGGCATCGTTTGTGATAGAGAAATTCGGTGGAGACAGCATAGAGGAAACCTCAAGAAATGCTCAGCAATACGTGGCTTCTTGGCCTGAGCATTTGCGCTAG
- a CDS encoding bifunctional shikimate kinase/3-dehydroquinate synthase codes for MENFSEVQQSSSSQYNATEGKQSPRYNGPRAVLIGMPGAGKTRVGKEASSLLSIPFRDSDVALERQQDRRIPEIFEQDGESEFRRLECELILDELENFTGVLALGGGAPMTLRTRQALEQYTAEGGMVVYLDADPEEMMERASRSGNRPLLAGDAHARWMRLYRERRPVFESLSTRVIRTHGAPPSVAAQKLVSALRERRVSVGGVNPYSVFIGEGCMEGLREVLGSDTVRVALIHTSTVQRHSDHARALMRSAGYQVLDLVIPDAEAGKTITVANGIWERLAHEGFTRSDAVVGLGGGAATDLAGFVAATWMRGISYVNCPTSLLAMVDASTGGKTGINTPQGKNLVGSFHTPRGVLADLRTLGTLPNDIFVEGLGEVAKSGFIMDEGILDLLEDHAAELRNFQGNDINDELREVIAELIERTVTVKARHVSVDLRESGMREFLNYGHTLGHAIEQLEHFTWRHGQAVAVGMVYAAELSHLLGYIDENVVEYHRDLLHSLGLRTSWDGANFEDVLALMHRDKKARGNTLRFVVLDDIGHPIHLDNPDDDAVREAFNRIRKP; via the coding sequence ATGGAAAATTTCAGCGAAGTTCAGCAATCATCATCTTCTCAATATAATGCGACAGAAGGTAAACAATCTCCAAGATATAACGGCCCTAGGGCCGTATTAATTGGTATGCCTGGGGCTGGCAAGACTCGTGTTGGCAAAGAGGCATCATCGCTACTTTCCATTCCATTTAGAGATTCTGACGTAGCGTTGGAGCGGCAACAAGACCGACGTATCCCAGAGATTTTTGAGCAGGATGGGGAAAGTGAGTTTCGCAGACTTGAGTGTGAATTAATACTCGACGAGCTAGAAAACTTCACTGGTGTATTGGCATTAGGCGGCGGCGCACCAATGACTCTTCGTACACGTCAAGCTCTGGAACAGTACACGGCTGAAGGAGGCATGGTGGTCTACCTCGATGCTGATCCTGAAGAAATGATGGAGCGCGCCAGTAGAAGTGGCAACAGACCACTTCTTGCTGGAGATGCACATGCTCGTTGGATGCGTTTGTATCGCGAGCGCAGGCCGGTGTTTGAATCTCTTTCTACAAGAGTCATTAGAACTCACGGAGCGCCCCCTTCAGTTGCGGCGCAGAAGTTGGTCAGTGCACTGCGAGAACGTAGAGTGTCTGTCGGCGGTGTCAATCCATACAGCGTTTTCATTGGTGAAGGCTGTATGGAAGGTTTACGTGAGGTTCTCGGTAGCGACACGGTGCGGGTGGCATTGATCCACACAAGCACTGTGCAGCGTCACAGTGATCATGCTCGCGCATTGATGCGTTCCGCTGGTTACCAAGTGTTGGATTTGGTAATACCGGATGCTGAAGCTGGTAAGACTATCACGGTTGCGAACGGCATTTGGGAGAGACTGGCTCATGAAGGATTTACGCGTTCAGATGCAGTAGTAGGCCTTGGGGGAGGAGCAGCCACTGATTTGGCTGGATTCGTCGCTGCAACATGGATGCGTGGTATTTCGTATGTGAACTGTCCAACGTCATTGTTGGCGATGGTAGATGCTTCTACAGGTGGGAAAACCGGCATTAATACTCCGCAGGGCAAAAATCTTGTTGGTAGTTTTCACACTCCACGGGGTGTGCTCGCTGATTTACGCACGCTTGGCACCCTGCCTAATGACATCTTCGTCGAAGGATTGGGAGAGGTGGCGAAGTCTGGCTTCATCATGGATGAAGGCATACTGGATCTGCTTGAGGACCACGCTGCAGAGCTGAGAAATTTCCAAGGAAACGACATTAATGATGAGCTGCGTGAGGTTATCGCAGAGCTTATCGAACGCACCGTAACAGTAAAAGCGCGCCACGTGTCGGTTGATCTCAGAGAATCTGGGATGCGTGAATTCTTGAACTATGGGCATACTCTTGGGCATGCCATTGAGCAGTTGGAACACTTCACATGGCGTCACGGGCAGGCTGTTGCCGTAGGTATGGTATATGCAGCCGAATTATCACATCTGCTTGGATATATTGACGAGAATGTAGTTGAATATCACCGTGACCTCTTGCATTCTTTGGGGTTGAGAACTTCTTGGGACGGCGCAAACTTTGAAGATGTGCTTGCCTTGATGCATCGTGATAAAAAAGCACGCGGGAATACGCTACGTTTTGTTGTACTCGACGATATTGGCCATCCCATTCATTTGGATAATCCTGATGATGATGCTGTGCGAGAGGCATTTAACCGCATACGTAAGCCCTGA